In the genome of Pseudomonas sp. P5_109, one region contains:
- a CDS encoding EscU/YscU/HrcU family type III secretion system export apparatus switch protein, producing the protein MKNPNAPRQAIALKYDGTHAPTLTAKGDEELAEEILRIARDCEVPIYENAELVRLLARMELGDSIPQELYLTIAEIIAFAWSLKGKFPAGMGPDALMVEKDVTERGDDY; encoded by the coding sequence ATGAAAAACCCCAACGCCCCACGCCAGGCCATCGCCCTCAAATACGACGGCACCCACGCCCCCACCCTCACCGCCAAGGGCGACGAAGAGCTGGCGGAAGAAATCCTGCGCATCGCCCGCGACTGCGAAGTGCCGATCTACGAAAATGCCGAACTGGTGAGGTTGTTGGCGAGGATGGAGCTGGGGGACAGCATTCCGCAGGAGCTCTATCTGACGATTGCGGAGATCATTGCGTTTGCGTGGAGTTTGAAGGGGAAGTTTCCGGCGGGGATGGGGCCGGATGCGTTGATGGTGGAGAAGGACGTCACCGAACGCGGGGATGACTACTGA
- the ccmB gene encoding heme exporter protein CcmB: MSVFGLLVAREARLLFRRPAELANPLVFFAIVVSLFPLAVGPESQLLQTLSPGLVWVAALLSVLLSLDGLFRSDFEDGSLEQWVLSPHPLALLVLAKVLAHWAFSGLALVLLAPLLALMLGLPAACLPVLLLSLLLGTPVLSLLGAVGAALTVGLKRGGLLLALLILPLYIPVLILGSGALQAALQGMPATGYLLWLGSLTALAITLTPFAIAAGLKISVGE, from the coding sequence ATGAGTGTTTTCGGCCTGCTGGTCGCCCGCGAGGCTCGTCTGCTGTTCCGTCGTCCGGCGGAGTTGGCCAATCCACTCGTATTCTTCGCCATCGTGGTATCCCTGTTCCCGCTGGCGGTCGGCCCCGAGTCTCAATTGTTGCAAACCTTGTCTCCGGGACTGGTCTGGGTCGCGGCACTTTTATCGGTTCTGCTCTCGCTGGACGGGCTTTTCCGCAGTGATTTCGAAGACGGTTCGCTTGAACAGTGGGTCCTTTCGCCGCACCCCCTGGCTCTTCTGGTATTGGCCAAAGTGCTGGCACACTGGGCTTTTTCCGGCCTGGCACTGGTTTTGCTCGCGCCTTTACTGGCGTTGATGCTCGGCCTGCCTGCCGCCTGTCTGCCGGTGTTGCTGCTTTCGTTGCTGCTCGGTACACCGGTACTGAGCTTGCTCGGTGCGGTGGGTGCGGCACTGACCGTGGGCTTGAAGCGCGGTGGCCTGTTACTGGCACTGCTGATTCTGCCGCTGTACATCCCGGTGTTGATCCTTGGCAGTGGCGCCTTGCAGGCTGCCTTGCAGGGCATGCCGGCGACCGGTTATCTCCTGTGGCTTGGTAGCCTGACCGCCCTGGCGATAACCCTGACACCTTTTGCAATAGCTGCTGGCCTGAAGATCAGCGTCGGCGAATAA
- a CDS encoding flagellar hook-length control protein FliK, with product MTGEMNILPLPQTIPATSRPQVVSGELLKLLTPVEGLISVGQTAQAEVLSLKQADQTFQMLLKVTLDSGRQTTVQTTSNQPLAQGTTLLVSQPSAGNLAVTVQQAIASSVATLTRIDTAQLPVGSLLQGKVLTSQVLPQVPGQPMVFRSMVGLLNTALSGSTLSIDSPQPLRIGTLLSAQVQDTQTVKFVPLSSRQEQLAVTQQLVDQQSRQGSLDGLLKLLQNLPASDQTSAELRSVAARLLAGLPDVQQLSTPKGLALALASSGAFLESKLLSGQNPALAPDMKGNLLKLVAQLSQGLPAHTSLGAIIAANTLAQAMPNFVRNALGMLGQVSAKPSPSSFPLPERQLQSAEGEGDLEHLLRLAAAAVSRLQSHQLSSLEQTGVTADGRLMSTWQLEIPMRNLQDIVPLQVKFQREDAPEKQPPKERREEREPKQQLWRVELAFAMEPLGPLQIQAQLIKGSLSSQLWAERPYTASLIESNLAGLRNRLLTAGLNVGDLDCHLGTPPQGPQTRLEQRWVDETA from the coding sequence ATGACAGGCGAAATGAACATCCTCCCGCTACCGCAAACCATCCCGGCGACGTCACGCCCGCAGGTGGTCAGCGGTGAGTTGCTCAAATTGCTGACACCGGTGGAGGGGCTGATCAGCGTCGGTCAAACCGCCCAGGCCGAAGTGTTGTCGCTCAAGCAGGCGGATCAGACTTTCCAGATGCTGCTCAAGGTCACCCTCGACAGCGGCCGCCAGACCACGGTGCAGACCACCAGCAATCAACCGCTGGCCCAGGGCACGACGCTGCTCGTCAGCCAACCCTCGGCCGGCAACCTGGCCGTGACGGTGCAGCAGGCTATCGCCTCCAGCGTCGCCACCCTCACTAGAATCGACACCGCGCAACTGCCCGTGGGCTCCCTGCTGCAGGGCAAAGTGCTGACCTCGCAAGTGCTGCCGCAGGTACCCGGCCAACCCATGGTGTTTCGCTCGATGGTGGGCCTGCTCAATACCGCACTGAGCGGCAGCACCCTGAGCATCGACAGTCCGCAGCCATTGCGTATCGGCACCTTGCTGAGCGCCCAGGTGCAGGACACCCAGACCGTGAAGTTCGTGCCCCTGAGCAGCCGCCAGGAACAATTGGCGGTGACCCAGCAACTGGTCGACCAGCAAAGCCGCCAAGGCTCGCTGGATGGCTTGCTCAAGCTCCTGCAGAACCTTCCGGCCTCGGACCAGACCTCCGCCGAACTGCGTAGCGTCGCTGCCCGCCTGCTCGCCGGCCTGCCGGATGTCCAGCAACTGAGCACCCCCAAGGGCCTGGCATTGGCCCTGGCCAGCAGCGGTGCGTTCCTCGAAAGCAAACTGCTGAGCGGGCAGAACCCGGCGCTCGCACCGGACATGAAAGGCAATTTGCTCAAGCTGGTCGCGCAATTGAGCCAGGGCTTGCCGGCCCACACCAGCCTCGGCGCGATCATCGCCGCCAATACCCTGGCCCAGGCCATGCCGAATTTTGTCCGCAATGCCCTGGGCATGCTCGGCCAGGTCAGTGCCAAACCGTCGCCGAGCAGTTTCCCGCTGCCCGAACGCCAGCTGCAAAGCGCCGAGGGTGAAGGCGACCTCGAACACCTGCTGCGCCTGGCCGCCGCCGCGGTTTCACGCCTGCAAAGCCATCAGCTGTCGAGCCTGGAACAAACCGGCGTTACTGCCGACGGACGGCTGATGAGCACCTGGCAGCTGGAAATCCCGATGCGCAATCTGCAAGACATCGTGCCACTGCAGGTCAAGTTCCAGCGTGAGGACGCCCCCGAAAAACAACCGCCAAAGGAGCGTCGCGAAGAACGCGAACCCAAGCAGCAGTTGTGGCGCGTGGAACTGGCCTTCGCCATGGAGCCTTTGGGACCGCTGCAAATTCAGGCGCAACTGATCAAGGGCAGCCTCTCCAGCCAGCTCTGGGCCGAGCGGCCGTACACCGCCAGCCTGATCGAAAGCAATCTGGCCGGCCTGCGTAACCGCCTGCTGACCGCCGGCCTCAACGTCGGCGACCTGGACTGCCACCTCGGCACACCACCCCAAGGCCCGCAAACCCGCCTCGAACAACGCTGGGTCGACGAAACCGCATGA
- the ccmA gene encoding cytochrome c biogenesis heme-transporting ATPase CcmA: protein MTSPVLQTVALACERDLRLLFENLDLRLASGEMVQISGPNGSGKTSLLRLLSGLMQPTAGQVLLNGQPLNEQRFELARNLLWIGHAAGIKDLLTPEENLSWLCALHHPATHEAIWQALAAVGLRGFEDVPCHTLSAGQQRRVALARLYLDSPPLWILDEPFTALDKQGVAQLEEHLAGHCERGGMVVLTTHHTLSRMPAGYRDIDLGSWAV, encoded by the coding sequence TTGACCAGTCCTGTCCTGCAAACCGTTGCCCTTGCCTGTGAGCGAGACCTTCGGCTGCTCTTCGAAAATCTCGATTTGAGACTGGCCAGTGGCGAAATGGTGCAAATCAGTGGTCCCAACGGCAGTGGCAAGACCAGCCTGCTGCGCCTGCTCTCGGGGCTGATGCAGCCGACCGCCGGTCAGGTGCTGCTCAACGGCCAGCCGCTGAACGAACAACGCTTTGAGCTGGCGCGCAACCTGCTGTGGATCGGCCACGCGGCCGGGATCAAGGATTTGCTGACACCGGAAGAGAACCTGAGCTGGCTATGTGCCTTGCATCATCCGGCGACCCATGAGGCGATCTGGCAGGCGCTGGCCGCGGTCGGGCTGCGCGGGTTCGAGGATGTTCCTTGTCATACGTTGTCCGCTGGTCAGCAGCGCCGCGTCGCACTCGCGCGACTGTATCTGGACAGCCCGCCGCTGTGGATCCTCGATGAGCCCTTTACCGCCCTCGACAAGCAGGGCGTGGCTCAACTCGAAGAACACCTGGCTGGCCACTGTGAGCGCGGTGGCATGGTGGTGTTGACCACTCATCACACGCTGAGCCGGATGCCGGCCGGTTATCGCGACATCGATCTGGGGAGCTGGGCCGTATGA